Proteins encoded in a region of the Clostridium beijerinckii genome:
- the pheT gene encoding phenylalanine--tRNA ligase subunit beta, translating to MKVPYNWLKDYVDINVSPKELGDKLTLTGSQLEELVIQGDVIQNVVTGKITNIEKHPDADKLSICQVDIGSEQIQIVTAATNMKEQDVVPVALHGSTLADGTKIKKGKLRGVVSNGMFCSEEELGTAGDEPVHGLMILPADTKLGVDIKEILGLNKAILDFEITSNRPDCLSMVGMARETAAALRTTYRMPSLEYETKNSKNINEELTVEVKDTLCNRYMARGVKNVKVQPSPGWMQERLLEAGIRPINNIVDITNFVMLETGEPMHAFDKREIATNKIVIERANQGEKFTTLDEVERELDDSMLCIKDGENIIGLAGIMGGLNSEIKEDTTEVVFECANFDGTNIRVNSKKLNLRTEASGRFEKDIDPNLAEIALNRACSLICELDAGEVMEGTIDVYNNKKEVSTVTVDSNWVNSFLGTDLSKEEMKRCLDSVDLFTEINGDNLVVTAPTFRVDIAIREDIAEEIARIYGYEKIPTTIFKVSTEREPRYRKGLLDNRVVMLATGSGLNQSISYSFVSPKVFDKINLPEDSELRNVVKIRNPLGEDYSVMRTSTLPSMMESLGRNYSRNNSYVRLFEMGKVYIPNEDETKLPTEKNILTIGIYGECDYLDLKGVVENITDGLGIKSVKYERESENVSYHPGKTAKIVVGRTNAGTLGEVHLDVCENYGLDVPCYVAELDLDVLYENADMDKKYKALPKFPAVTRDIALLVDDSLLVQEIDDTIKRAGGNLVEKVELFDIYKGKQIPDGKKSIAYAIWYRDENKTLTDKDVNKVHEKILKSLEYKLGATLRD from the coding sequence ATGAAAGTACCATATAATTGGCTTAAAGATTATGTTGATATAAATGTTAGTCCTAAGGAATTAGGAGATAAATTAACTCTAACTGGTTCACAACTAGAAGAACTTGTTATCCAAGGAGATGTAATTCAAAATGTAGTTACAGGAAAAATTACTAATATTGAAAAACATCCTGATGCAGATAAGTTAAGCATATGTCAAGTTGATATAGGAAGTGAACAAATACAAATAGTTACAGCAGCAACGAACATGAAAGAGCAAGATGTTGTGCCGGTTGCTCTTCATGGTTCAACACTTGCCGACGGAACTAAAATAAAAAAAGGAAAACTTAGAGGAGTAGTATCTAATGGTATGTTCTGCTCAGAAGAAGAATTAGGTACAGCTGGAGATGAGCCAGTTCATGGATTGATGATCTTACCTGCTGATACTAAGCTTGGAGTTGATATCAAAGAAATTTTAGGATTAAATAAAGCAATTCTAGATTTTGAAATTACTTCAAACAGACCTGACTGTTTAAGCATGGTAGGTATGGCGAGGGAAACAGCAGCAGCGCTTAGAACAACTTATAGAATGCCAAGTTTAGAGTATGAAACTAAAAATTCAAAAAATATAAATGAAGAGTTAACTGTTGAAGTTAAAGATACTCTTTGTAATAGGTATATGGCAAGAGGAGTGAAAAACGTTAAAGTTCAGCCATCACCAGGTTGGATGCAAGAAAGACTTCTTGAAGCTGGTATAAGACCAATAAATAATATAGTTGATATAACAAATTTTGTTATGCTTGAAACTGGTGAACCAATGCATGCTTTTGATAAAAGAGAAATTGCTACGAATAAAATAGTAATTGAAAGAGCAAATCAAGGAGAAAAGTTTACAACTTTAGATGAAGTAGAAAGAGAATTAGATGATTCGATGCTTTGCATTAAAGATGGAGAAAATATTATCGGTCTTGCTGGAATAATGGGTGGTTTAAACTCAGAAATAAAAGAGGATACTACAGAAGTTGTTTTTGAATGTGCGAATTTTGATGGAACTAACATAAGAGTAAACTCAAAGAAATTAAATCTAAGAACAGAAGCTTCTGGAAGATTTGAAAAAGATATAGATCCTAACTTAGCTGAAATTGCATTAAATAGAGCATGTAGCTTAATCTGTGAATTAGATGCCGGAGAAGTTATGGAAGGTACTATAGATGTTTACAACAACAAGAAAGAAGTATCAACTGTAACTGTTGATTCAAATTGGGTAAACAGCTTCCTTGGAACAGATCTTTCTAAAGAAGAGATGAAGAGATGTTTAGATAGTGTTGACTTATTTACAGAAATAAATGGTGATAACTTAGTTGTGACTGCTCCAACTTTCAGAGTTGATATTGCAATTAGAGAAGATATAGCTGAGGAAATTGCAAGGATTTATGGATATGAAAAAATCCCTACAACAATTTTTAAAGTTTCTACAGAAAGAGAGCCAAGATATAGAAAAGGATTATTAGATAATAGAGTAGTAATGCTTGCTACAGGAAGTGGCTTAAATCAATCTATTAGTTATTCATTTGTATCTCCAAAGGTTTTTGATAAAATTAATTTACCAGAAGATAGTGAGCTTAGAAATGTAGTTAAGATAAGAAATCCATTAGGGGAAGATTATAGTGTAATGAGAACTTCAACACTTCCTTCAATGATGGAATCACTTGGAAGAAACTATTCTAGAAATAACTCATATGTAAGATTGTTTGAAATGGGGAAAGTTTACATTCCAAATGAGGATGAAACAAAACTTCCAACAGAAAAGAATATTCTGACTATAGGTATTTATGGAGAATGTGACTACTTAGATCTTAAAGGTGTTGTTGAAAATATAACTGATGGGTTAGGTATAAAGAGTGTTAAATATGAGAGAGAGAGCGAAAATGTAAGTTACCACCCTGGAAAAACAGCTAAGATAGTTGTTGGTAGAACTAACGCTGGAACTTTAGGAGAAGTTCATTTAGATGTATGTGAAAATTACGGTCTAGATGTACCTTGCTATGTAGCAGAATTAGATTTAGATGTTTTATATGAAAATGCTGATATGGATAAAAAATATAAAGCACTTCCAAAATTCCCAGCAGTAACAAGAGATATTGCATTACTTGTTGATGATAGTCTTTTAGTTCAAGAAATTGATGATACAATAAAAAGAGCTGGTGGAAATTTAGTTGAAAAAGTAGAATTATTTGATATATATAAAGGAAAGCAAATTCCAGATGGTAAAAAGAGTATAGCTTATGCAATCTGGTACAGAGATGAAAATAAGACATTAACAGATAAAGATGTTAATAAAGTTCATGAAAAAATCCTAAAATCTTTAGAATATAAGCTTGGAGCTACATTAAGAGATTAA
- the mraZ gene encoding division/cell wall cluster transcriptional repressor MraZ, with the protein MFIGEYQHALDPKNRIIVPAKLRDGLGNKFVITKGLDGCLYAYPLDEWKILENKLKTLPLTNKDARSFVRFFFSGACEVELDKQGRGLIPQNLKEYAGIEKDIVSIGVLSRVEIWSKEKWSEYNESNIDFDSIAEKMNDLGI; encoded by the coding sequence TTGTTCATTGGGGAATATCAACATGCGTTAGATCCTAAAAATAGAATAATTGTTCCAGCAAAACTAAGAGATGGACTTGGTAATAAATTTGTTATTACAAAGGGGCTTGATGGGTGTTTGTACGCTTATCCACTTGATGAATGGAAGATATTGGAGAATAAATTAAAAACTTTACCTTTAACAAATAAGGATGCTAGATCCTTTGTGAGGTTCTTTTTTTCTGGAGCTTGTGAAGTCGAGTTAGACAAGCAAGGAAGAGGATTGATTCCACAAAATTTAAAGGAATATGCAGGTATAGAAAAGGACATAGTAAGTATTGGAGTATTATCTAGAGTAGAAATATGGAGCAAAGAAAAGTGGAGCGAATATAACGAATCAAATATAGACTTTGATTCAATTGCAGAAAAAATGAATGATTTAGGAATATAA
- the rsmH gene encoding 16S rRNA (cytosine(1402)-N(4))-methyltransferase RsmH, whose product MEFKHVSVLLNECIEALNIKENGIYVDGTLGGAGHSSHILSNLSKDGMLIGIDQDQDALKAAKEKLKDFENVKYVHSNFYNIDSILNDLDIEKVDGILMDLGVSSYQLDEASRGFSYMQDAPLDMRMNRENDFSAYNIVNNYDEDSLYKIIKDYGEERFAKRIANFIVNRRIEKPIETTFELVDIIKAAIPAKMRREGPHPAKRTFQAIRIEVNSELKILNKTIEDGVNRLNKGGRMAIITFHSLEDRIVKLKFRELENPCTCPKEFPMCICGKLPLVRNIAKKGIAPTKEEIEENPRSRSAKLRVIEKL is encoded by the coding sequence ATGGAATTTAAACATGTATCGGTCTTATTGAATGAATGTATAGAGGCATTAAACATAAAGGAGAATGGGATTTATGTTGATGGTACTTTAGGAGGAGCAGGACACTCATCTCATATCTTAAGCAATCTTTCCAAAGATGGGATGCTTATTGGGATAGATCAAGACCAAGATGCTCTAAAGGCAGCAAAGGAAAAACTTAAGGATTTTGAAAATGTAAAGTATGTTCATAGCAATTTTTATAATATTGATAGTATTTTAAACGATCTAGATATCGAAAAGGTTGATGGAATTTTGATGGATCTTGGAGTTTCATCATATCAACTCGATGAAGCATCAAGAGGCTTTAGCTATATGCAAGATGCTCCGTTAGATATGAGAATGAATAGAGAAAATGATTTCTCAGCGTACAATATTGTAAATAATTACGATGAGGATAGCTTATATAAAATAATAAAGGACTATGGTGAAGAGAGATTTGCTAAAAGAATTGCGAATTTTATTGTAAACAGAAGAATTGAGAAACCAATAGAAACAACTTTTGAGCTTGTAGATATTATTAAAGCTGCAATTCCAGCAAAGATGAGAAGAGAAGGGCCACATCCGGCTAAAAGAACTTTTCAGGCCATTAGAATAGAGGTTAACTCAGAATTAAAGATACTTAATAAAACTATAGAGGATGGAGTGAATAGATTAAATAAAGGTGGAAGAATGGCTATTATAACATTCCATTCTTTGGAAGATAGAATAGTGAAATTAAAGTTTAGAGAATTAGAGAATCCATGTACTTGTCCAAAAGAATTTCCAATGTGTATCTGTGGGAAATTACCATTAGTTAGAAATATAGCTAAAAAAGGTATTGCACCAACTAAAGAAGAGATTGAAGAAAATCCAAGGAGTAGAAGCGCTAAGCTTAGAGTAATTGAGAAATTATAA
- a CDS encoding cell division protein FtsL: MNKLGRREYDYIKGNTVLAPERKTRVRKPDKKYKQIQRRKQIISKNILLKNRRKNDRKYLLTVAVVIFSLGFITIHGDNRVYTMESNVRNLDTQIKQTQEDNEALKVKILKFSSLNNIQKNAESKLAMAIPKKEQTIKVDFSQNYFEDLKPKSSENTAKSKNIFSKIISYLK, from the coding sequence GTGAATAAATTGGGAAGAAGAGAATATGATTATATAAAAGGGAATACAGTATTAGCTCCAGAAAGAAAAACAAGAGTACGTAAACCGGATAAAAAATATAAACAAATACAAAGAAGAAAACAAATTATAAGCAAAAATATCCTATTAAAAAACAGGAGAAAAAATGATAGGAAATACTTACTAACTGTGGCAGTTGTCATATTTAGTTTAGGGTTTATTACTATTCACGGGGATAACAGGGTTTATACTATGGAAAGCAATGTGAGAAACTTGGATACTCAAATAAAACAAACACAAGAAGATAATGAGGCATTAAAAGTAAAAATATTGAAATTTTCTTCATTAAATAATATTCAAAAAAATGCTGAAAGTAAATTGGCAATGGCTATTCCAAAAAAAGAACAAACTATAAAAGTTGACTTTTCACAGAATTATTTTGAAGATTTAAAACCTAAAAGTTCCGAAAATACTGCTAAAAGTAAGAACATATTCTCTAAAATAATAAGCTACTTAAAATAA
- a CDS encoding stage V sporulation protein D, whose translation MKKKNYKDRAKMRQRMSIAAFALTIVFVILTLRLSYIMIVKRADYAARAEEQWTSEVKIDAIRGRILDRNGKELAVSANVYRVDFDLNSIRAYLSRGLKDLSKTDIDNMKSVGIPIPSGDDGLKTDDIAPVIAKALDLDVDKVKDKLETRLPSGAKAGSATLVRRIEKEQADKVKELNISGVLVSPDTKRYYPNNNFLAHVLGSTNVDGKGLTGVELQYNSYLSGIPGMKIAELDKNNRDLPYTISQFTAPVNGKDVTLTIDENIQNFAEKAAIQAYNDTKAKAVSILVMDPKTGEVLAMVNKPDFDPNNPRDGADKFDGASSDDKVQKMWRNRLVNDTFEPGSIFKVVTAITGLEENIVNKDSKFYCGGSLKVGGITPKCWRTQGHGAEVFPDIIQNSCNVGFMELGAMIGKEKLCEYINKFGFGKASGIDLPGEAKGIVKPVDKVSEADLATISFGQTNTVNSVQYMTAFNAIANGGTLIQPHVMKEITHEDENNVNIVDETFKPKTTTVASTEKTAELRSYLERVITGGSGTGTFIEGYHIGGKTGTAQKVIDGRYQEGKYISSFVGMAPVDDPKITMMVTIDEPSNGAYYAAQVAVPPAKPLFTDIFNYLNNKFSDENMGQITRDVIIPEVRGMKVDDAKKALKDAKLDFNIDGDGESVVNLTPYPGYSVKEGSKINLYTSSDGTNSNNVVMPDVRGYSKEDANTLLKKLGIVPVFEGSGAVSEQDISQGEVITKGTTVKLTLSSDYKD comes from the coding sequence TTGAAAAAAAAGAATTATAAAGATAGGGCAAAAATGCGTCAAAGGATGAGTATAGCAGCTTTTGCGTTGACAATTGTTTTTGTAATATTAACTCTTAGACTTTCTTATATAATGATAGTTAAAAGAGCAGATTATGCAGCAAGAGCAGAAGAACAATGGACGAGTGAGGTAAAGATAGATGCCATAAGAGGAAGGATACTAGATAGGAACGGTAAAGAATTAGCAGTATCTGCTAATGTTTATAGAGTAGATTTCGATTTAAATTCTATAAGAGCATATTTATCAAGAGGGTTAAAGGATCTATCAAAAACAGATATAGATAATATGAAAAGTGTAGGAATTCCAATACCTTCTGGAGATGATGGATTAAAAACTGATGATATTGCGCCTGTTATTGCAAAGGCATTAGATTTAGATGTAGATAAAGTAAAAGATAAGCTTGAAACAAGGCTTCCAAGTGGAGCAAAGGCTGGATCTGCTACTTTAGTTAGAAGAATAGAAAAAGAACAAGCAGATAAGGTAAAAGAACTTAATATAAGCGGTGTTTTAGTATCTCCAGATACTAAAAGATATTATCCGAATAATAATTTCTTAGCACATGTACTCGGAAGTACTAATGTTGATGGTAAAGGGCTTACAGGAGTAGAGCTTCAATACAATTCATACTTATCAGGAATTCCTGGAATGAAGATTGCAGAACTTGATAAAAATAATAGAGATTTACCTTATACAATATCTCAGTTTACAGCACCGGTAAACGGTAAAGATGTTACACTTACGATTGATGAAAATATACAAAATTTTGCAGAAAAAGCTGCTATACAAGCTTATAATGATACAAAAGCTAAAGCAGTATCAATTCTTGTTATGGATCCTAAAACAGGTGAAGTTTTAGCAATGGTAAATAAACCGGATTTTGATCCTAATAATCCGCGTGATGGTGCAGATAAATTTGATGGAGCAAGTTCAGATGACAAAGTACAAAAGATGTGGAGAAATAGGTTGGTAAATGATACTTTTGAACCTGGTTCAATATTTAAGGTAGTAACAGCTATTACTGGCCTTGAAGAAAACATTGTAAATAAGGATAGTAAGTTTTATTGTGGAGGTTCATTAAAAGTTGGAGGAATTACTCCTAAGTGCTGGAGAACTCAGGGACATGGAGCAGAAGTATTCCCAGACATAATTCAGAATTCATGTAATGTAGGCTTTATGGAGCTTGGGGCAATGATTGGAAAAGAAAAATTATGTGAATATATTAATAAATTTGGTTTTGGAAAAGCGAGTGGAATTGATTTACCTGGAGAAGCAAAAGGAATTGTTAAACCAGTTGATAAGGTTTCTGAGGCAGATCTTGCTACAATTTCATTTGGACAAACTAATACAGTTAACTCAGTTCAATATATGACTGCCTTTAATGCTATTGCTAATGGCGGAACTTTGATACAACCGCATGTAATGAAAGAAATCACTCATGAAGATGAAAATAATGTTAATATTGTTGATGAAACTTTTAAGCCTAAGACAACAACAGTTGCAAGTACTGAAAAGACAGCAGAACTTAGAAGTTATCTTGAAAGAGTTATTACAGGGGGATCTGGAACAGGAACATTTATAGAAGGTTACCATATAGGAGGTAAGACAGGTACTGCTCAGAAAGTTATTGATGGAAGATATCAAGAAGGTAAGTATATATCTTCATTTGTTGGAATGGCTCCTGTGGATGATCCTAAAATTACTATGATGGTAACTATTGATGAACCAAGTAATGGTGCTTATTATGCTGCACAAGTTGCTGTACCGCCAGCAAAACCATTATTTACTGATATTTTTAATTACCTTAATAACAAATTTTCAGATGAAAATATGGGACAAATTACTAGAGATGTTATTATTCCAGAAGTTAGAGGGATGAAAGTTGATGATGCTAAAAAAGCGTTGAAGGATGCCAAGTTAGATTTTAATATAGATGGTGACGGGGAGTCAGTAGTAAACTTAACACCATATCCAGGATATTCGGTAAAGGAAGGGTCAAAAATAAATCTTTATACAAGTAGCGATGGAACAAATAGTAATAATGTTGTAATGCCTGATGTCAGGGGATATTCAAAGGAAGATGCTAATACACTATTGAAGAAGCTGGGAATAGTGCCTGTCTTTGAAGGAAGTGGAGCAGTCTCAGAACAGGATATTTCTCAAGGTGAAGTTATAACAAAGGGAACAACTGTTAAGTTGACCTTAAGTTCGGACTATAAGGATTAA
- a CDS encoding stage V sporulation protein D — protein MEEQALKKKKHVSKVKIRKRTRSVAFSLTAIFAILIIRLSYIVMVDGKDYSARAEEQWTSEVKIDAKRGEVLDRNGNELAVSANVYRVDFDLNSIRNYLKRPAKSIPNKELSHMKSVGIPIPTEGSGLTNDDIAPVIAKVLNMDVSEIKADLEKKLPSGADAFSVTVARKIEKDIADKVKELNINGIIVSQDTKRYYPNNNFLSHVLGTTDPDGKGLSGVELQYNSYLSGIPGMKVAELDKNNEDLPYTVSQYTEPVNGKDVTLTIDENIQNIVENIAQKAYKDDKAKEVSILVMNPKTGEVLGMVNKPDFDPNNPYDGASKFDGADLNDKIQKMWRNRLVSDTFEPGSIFKVITTISGLENNVANKDTQFVDNGSISVGGIVVKDAERENKLQNLLQIIQNSSNVCFVKLGQMIGKDKLYESINKFGFGKVSGIDLPGEASGIVKPIDKVSEADLATISFGQTNTVNSVQYMAAFNAIANGGTLIQPHVMKEITHNDENNVKIVDETFKPTTATVASAEKTAELRSYLEGVVTGGTATGTFIEGYHIGGKTGTAEKVVGGKYGEGKYISSFVGMAPANDPKVTVMITVDEPSNGEYYASQVAVPYAKLLFTGIFDYLNSASSNEKIVKDIIIPEVRNMKVSDAEKVLKDKGLDCNIDGSEETIVSMKPYPGSSVKEGSKITLYTSGDATYNNNVVMPNVRGYSKEDATTLLKNLGITATFEGNGVVSVQNISEGEVIPKGTTAELILSSYYED, from the coding sequence ATGGAGGAACAGGCATTGAAAAAGAAAAAACATGTAAGTAAAGTAAAGATACGGAAGAGAACAAGAAGTGTTGCTTTTTCTTTAACAGCTATTTTTGCTATATTAATAATTAGACTCTCTTATATAGTGATGGTTGATGGAAAAGACTATTCAGCAAGAGCGGAAGAACAGTGGACAAGTGAAGTGAAAATAGATGCTAAAAGAGGAGAAGTCTTGGATAGGAACGGAAATGAACTGGCTGTATCTGCTAATGTCTATAGAGTGGACTTTGATTTAAATTCAATAAGGAATTACTTGAAAAGACCAGCAAAATCTATTCCAAATAAAGAGCTTAGCCATATGAAAAGTGTAGGAATTCCAATCCCTACAGAAGGAAGTGGCCTAACAAACGATGATATTGCACCTGTAATTGCGAAAGTATTAAATATGGATGTGTCAGAAATAAAAGCGGATTTAGAAAAGAAGCTTCCAAGTGGTGCAGATGCATTTTCTGTGACTGTAGCACGAAAAATAGAAAAAGATATAGCGGATAAAGTAAAAGAACTTAATATAAATGGAATTATAGTTTCACAAGATACGAAAAGATATTATCCTAATAATAATTTTCTATCGCATGTTTTAGGAACTACTGATCCTGATGGCAAAGGATTAAGTGGTGTAGAACTTCAATATAATTCATATTTATCAGGAATTCCTGGAATGAAGGTTGCAGAGCTTGATAAAAATAATGAAGATTTGCCTTATACAGTTTCTCAATATACAGAACCTGTAAATGGCAAAGATGTTACTTTAACTATCGATGAAAATATCCAAAACATTGTTGAAAATATAGCACAAAAGGCCTATAAAGATGATAAAGCTAAAGAAGTTTCGATATTAGTAATGAATCCTAAGACTGGAGAAGTTTTAGGAATGGTAAATAAACCAGATTTTGATCCTAATAATCCATATGATGGAGCAAGTAAATTTGATGGAGCAGATCTAAATGATAAGATACAGAAAATGTGGAGAAATAGGTTGGTAAGTGATACTTTTGAACCAGGATCAATATTTAAAGTAATCACTACTATATCTGGTTTAGAAAACAATGTTGCAAATAAAGATACGCAATTTGTGGATAATGGATCAATATCTGTAGGCGGAATTGTAGTGAAGGATGCAGAACGAGAAAATAAACTTCAAAATTTACTTCAAATTATTCAGAATTCATCAAATGTGTGTTTTGTAAAATTAGGACAAATGATTGGTAAAGACAAATTATATGAATCTATTAATAAGTTCGGATTCGGAAAAGTAAGTGGAATCGATTTGCCAGGAGAGGCATCTGGAATTGTGAAACCAATTGATAAAGTTTCGGAAGCGGATCTTGCAACGATATCATTTGGACAGACTAATACAGTAAATTCGGTTCAATATATGGCTGCATTTAATGCTATTGCTAATGGCGGAACTCTAATTCAACCTCATGTAATGAAAGAAATTACTCATAATGATGAAAATAATGTTAAGATTGTTGATGAAACTTTTAAACCTACGACTGCTACAGTTGCAAGTGCAGAAAAGACAGCAGAACTTAGAAGTTATCTTGAAGGTGTTGTAACTGGTGGAACAGCAACTGGAACTTTTATAGAGGGATATCACATTGGGGGTAAAACAGGAACTGCAGAAAAGGTTGTTGGTGGTAAGTATGGAGAAGGCAAATATATATCTTCATTTGTGGGAATGGCTCCAGCTAATGATCCTAAAGTTACAGTTATGATAACTGTTGATGAGCCTAGTAATGGTGAATACTACGCTTCACAAGTAGCAGTACCATATGCAAAACTATTGTTTACAGGTATATTTGACTATTTAAATAGTGCATCTTCTAATGAGAAAATTGTTAAGGATATTATTATTCCAGAAGTTAGAAACATGAAAGTTTCAGATGCTGAGAAAGTATTAAAGGATAAAGGCTTAGATTGTAATATAGATGGAAGTGAAGAAACAATAGTAAGCATGAAGCCATATCCAGGTTCATCAGTAAAGGAAGGTTCTAAAATAACTCTTTACACAAGTGGGGATGCGACTTATAATAATAATGTTGTAATGCCAAATGTTAGGGGATATTCAAAAGAGGATGCGACTACTTTATTAAAAAATCTTGGAATAACAGCAACTTTTGAAGGAAATGGAGTTGTTTCAGTACAGAATATTTCAGAAGGTGAAGTTATACCTAAAGGAACAACTGCCGAGTTGATTTTAAGTTCGTATTATGAAGATTAA
- a CDS encoding UDP-N-acetylmuramoyl-L-alanyl-D-glutamate--2,6-diaminopimelate ligase translates to MNLKSILKGIDFESIQGDIDIEVNKINYDSRKAGIDDVFVCIKGYATDGHKYIEKAIENGAKVIVIQDDIEIKDENIAIIKCNDTRKALALMGANYYDNPSSKMKIIGVTGTNGKTTTAFMIKHILEESNKKVGLIGTIANFIGDEKIHTERTTPESLELQELFSEMVDKGVEYCVMEVSSHSLALDRVYGIEFQVGIFTNLTRDHLDFHKTFENYYKAKFKLFERSRIKIVNVDDNYGRQVISDLNNLKCNDIYSFSVKSISDFKAFDEEMGSREIKFKLNLKEDEQFILNIPGEYNIYNALGAIAACFKLGMPIKDIKSGIENVVVLGRCERVAKEYNLGYEIIIDYAHTPDGLENILKTAKAFTKGRLISVFGCGGDRDKVKRPEMGKISTDIADVTIVTSDNPRSEEPLSIIKDIEAGIDKDNYFVIENRKEAIKKSIDIAQDNDVIVIAGKGHETYQVLRDETIHFDEREIVKEILDSMNN, encoded by the coding sequence ATGAATTTGAAAAGTATTTTAAAAGGAATAGATTTTGAATCAATTCAGGGTGATATTGATATTGAAGTTAACAAAATAAACTATGATAGCAGAAAAGCTGGCATTGATGATGTTTTTGTCTGTATAAAAGGATATGCAACTGATGGCCATAAATATATAGAAAAAGCTATTGAAAACGGAGCAAAAGTTATAGTAATCCAAGATGATATAGAAATAAAGGATGAGAATATTGCCATTATTAAATGCAATGATACAAGAAAAGCATTGGCATTAATGGGGGCAAATTATTATGATAATCCTAGTTCTAAAATGAAGATAATTGGAGTTACTGGAACTAATGGAAAAACTACTACTGCTTTTATGATTAAGCATATTTTAGAAGAAAGCAATAAAAAAGTTGGTCTTATTGGAACTATTGCAAATTTTATAGGTGATGAAAAAATTCATACTGAAAGAACAACTCCAGAATCCTTAGAGCTTCAAGAATTATTTTCTGAAATGGTTGATAAAGGTGTAGAGTATTGTGTTATGGAAGTGTCTTCTCATTCATTAGCATTAGATAGAGTTTATGGTATTGAATTTCAGGTTGGAATATTTACTAATTTGACTAGAGATCATTTGGATTTTCACAAGACTTTTGAAAATTATTACAAGGCAAAGTTTAAATTGTTTGAAAGATCTAGAATAAAAATTGTTAATGTTGACGATAATTACGGGAGACAAGTAATTAGTGATTTAAACAATTTGAAATGCAATGATATATATTCATTCTCAGTAAAAAGCATTTCAGATTTTAAAGCTTTTGATGAAGAAATGGGAAGTAGAGAAATCAAATTTAAGCTCAACTTGAAAGAAGATGAGCAATTTATTTTAAATATACCAGGTGAATATAATATATATAATGCGTTAGGTGCAATAGCAGCATGTTTTAAATTAGGTATGCCTATAAAGGATATTAAAAGCGGCATTGAAAATGTAGTAGTTTTAGGAAGATGTGAAAGAGTAGCAAAAGAATATAATTTAGGTTATGAAATCATCATAGATTATGCACATACTCCAGATGGTTTAGAAAATATATTAAAGACAGCTAAGGCATTTACAAAAGGAAGATTGATATCTGTATTTGGTTGCGGGGGAGACAGGGATAAGGTAAAAAGACCTGAAATGGGTAAAATATCTACAGATATTGCAGATGTTACAATTGTAACATCCGATAACCCTAGAAGTGAAGAACCTCTAAGTATTATAAAAGACATTGAAGCTGGAATTGACAAAGATAATTATTTTGTAATAGAAAATAGAAAAGAAGCAATAAAAAAATCTATAGATATAGCTCAAGATAATGACGTAATAGTTATTGCAGGTAAGGGGCATGAAACTTATCAAGTATTGAGAGATGAAACTATACATTTTGATGAAAGAGAAATTGTAAAAGAAATATTAGATAGCATGAACAATTAG